The following are encoded in a window of Megalobrama amblycephala isolate DHTTF-2021 linkage group LG19, ASM1881202v1, whole genome shotgun sequence genomic DNA:
- the LOC125253770 gene encoding histone H1-like, with protein MAETAPAPAAAAPAKAPKKKSAAKAKKAGPGVGELIVKTVSASKERSGVSLAALKKALAASGYDVEKNNSRVKIAIKSLVTKGTLVQVKGTGASGSFKLNKQQAETKKKPAKKAAPKAKKPAAKKPAAAKKPKSAAAKKPAAKKSPKKAKKSAATAAKKATKSPKKAKKPAAAKKAAKSPKKAKAAKPKAAKPKKAAPKKK; from the coding sequence ATGGCAGAAACCGCCCCAGCCCCGGCTGCTGCCGCCCCGGCCAAAGCGCCCAAGAAGAAGTCCGCTGCGAAAGCCAAGAAAGCAGGTCCAGGCGTCGGTGAGCTCATCGTCAAAACTGTGAGCGCGTCCAAGGAGAGGAGCGGCGTGTCCCTCGCCGCCCTGAAGAAAGCTCTCGCTGCCAGCGGCTACGACGTGGAGAAGAACAACTCCCGCGTCAAGATCGCCATCAAGAGCCTGGTGACTAAAGGCACCCTGGTGCAGGTCAAAGGGACCGGCGCCTCGGGCTCATTCAAGCTCAACAAGCAGCAAGCCGAGACCAAGAAGAAGCCGGCCAAGAAAGCGGCTCCTAAAGCAAAGAAGCCCGCGGCCAAGAAACCCGCTGCGGCCAAGAAGCCCAAGAGCGCCGCGGCAAAGAAGCCCGCCGCTAAGAAATCGCCCAAGAAGGCCAAGAAATCCGCCGCCACCGCCGCTAAGAAGGCCACGAAGAGCCCCAAGAAGGCGAAGAAGCCAGCAGCCGCTAAGAAAGCAGCCAAGAGCCCCAAAAAGGCCAAGGCGGCAAAGCCTAAAGCCGCCAAGCCTAAAAAGGCAGCTCCCAAAAAGAAGTAA
- the LOC125253768 gene encoding carbohydrate sulfotransferase 3-like, protein MRIKYSISVIFIVVLVIIEKENNIISKVSEKLVNLPRSIQQSVSPASASGGRKHILLLATTRSGSSFVGEFFNQQGSNMFYLFEPLWHVGRMLSVEMDGTNATVAGPVYRDVLHQLFLCDFSLLEIFIKPPPKDHVTAALFRRYSSQSLCEESICSPFDRKAFEKFHCLERRCGPLNLTLASQSCMQKKHHVIKSVRVQQLETLRSLAEDPRLDMKFIQLVRDPRAVLASRMVAFSREYKIWKRWAMDEDLPVDEDEVRKLKENCDNIRMSAEIGLEQPPWLRGRYMLVRYEDIARFPIAKAAEMYGFIGIPFTATVEEWILKNTQASKKVRGVYSTQRNSSEQVEKWRFSIPFKLVQLVQKACGPTMTLFGYKFAENKDMLINKSVSLIEERTFL, encoded by the exons ATGCGCATTAAATATAGCATTTCTGTCATCTTTATTGTGGTTCTGGTCATCATTGAAAAGGAAAACAACATTATTTCAAA GGTGTCTGAAAAGCTGGTAAACTTGCCAAGGTCCATCCAGCAGAGTGTCTCGCCTGCATCTGCATCTGGAGGACGGAAACACATCCTTCTGCTGGCTACGACTCGCTCAGGCTCTTCTTTCGTTGGTGAATTTTTTAACCAGCAGGGATCAAATATGTTTTACCTGTTCGAGCCACTGTGGCACGTGGGGCGCATGTTATCAGTCGAGATGGACGGGACGAACGCCACAGTCGCTGGACCGGTGTATCGAGACGTTCTGCATCAGCTGTTCCTCTGTGACTTTTCCTTGCTGGAGATCTTTATCAAACCCCCgccgaaggatcatgtgaccgcTGCGCTCTTCCGCCGTTATTCTAGCCAGTCGCTGTGTGAAGAATCCATCTGCTCGCCGTTTGATAGAAAAGCGTTTGAGAAATTCCATTGCCTTGAGCGGCGCTGCGGTCCACTCAACCTGACGCTGGCCTCTCAGTCCTGCATGCAGAAGAAACATCACGTGATTAAGTCCGTCCGTGTCCAGCAGCTAGAGACGCTACGGTCGCTGGCCGAAGATCCCAGACTCGACATGAAGTTCATCCAGCTGGTCAGGGACCCTCGCGCCGTTCTCGCCTCACGAATGGTTGCCTTCTCCAGAGAGTACAAGATCTGGAAGAGGTGGGCCATGGACGAAGACCTTCCAGTGGACGAGGATGAAGTGAGAAAACTCAAAGAAAACTGCGACAACATCCGCATGTCTGCTGAGATCGGACTCGAGCAGCCACCATGGCTTCGCGGACGGTACATGCTAGTGCGCTATGAGGACATCGCACGATTCCCCATCGCCAAAGCTGCAGAGATGTACGGCTTTATAGGCATTCCCTTCACTGCAACGGTGGAAGAGTGGATCCTAAAAAACACTCAGGCATCTAAGAAAGTCAGAGGAGTTTATTCCACCCAGAGAAATTCCTCTGAACAGGTGGAGAAATGGAGGTTCAGCATTCCCTTCAAACTGGTTCAGCTGGTGCAGAAAGCATGCGGCCCCACCATGACTCTCTTCGGCTACAAGTTTGCTGAAAACAAAGACATGTTGATCAATAAATCAGTGAGCCTGATTGAAGAGAGAACATTCTTATGA
- the LOC125253780 gene encoding histone H2B-like, whose amino-acid sequence MPEPAKSAPKKGSKKAVTKTAGKGGKKRRKSRKESYAIYVYKVLKQVHPDTGISSKAMGIMNSFVNDIFERIAGEASRLAHYNKRSTITSREIQTAVRLLLPGELAKHAVSEGTKAVTKYTSSK is encoded by the coding sequence ATGCCTGAACCAGCCAAGTCCGCGCCTAAGAAGGGCTCCAAGAAGGCCGTCACGAAGACCGCCGGTAAGGGAGGAAAGAAGCGCAGAAAGTCCAGGAAGGAGAGCTACGCCATCTACGTGTACAAAGTGCTGAAGCAGGTTCATCCTGACACCGGCATCTCCTCCAAGGCGATGGGCATCATGAACTCTTTCGTCAACGACATCTTCGAGCGCATCGCCGGTGAGGCGTCTCGTCTCGCTCACTACAACAAGCGCTCCACCATCACGTCGAGAGAGATCCAGACCGCCGTGCGTCTGCTGCTGCCCGGTGAGCTGGCCAAACACGCCGTGTCTGAGGGCACCAAGGCCGTCACCAAGTACACCAGCTCCAAGTAG
- the LOC125253779 gene encoding histone H2A-like has product MSGRGKTGGKARAKAKTRSSRAGLQFPVGRVHRLLRKGNYAERVGAGAPVYLAAVLEYLTAEILELAGNAARDNKKTRIIPRHLQLAVRNDEELNKLLGGVTIAQGGVLPNIQAVLLPKKTEKPAKSK; this is encoded by the coding sequence ATGAGCGGCAGAGGCAAAACCGGCGGCAAAGCGAGAGCGAAAGCCAAGACTCGCTCCTCCAGGGCAGGACTGCAGTTCCCCGTCGGTCGTGTTCACAGGCTTCTCCGCAAAGGCAACTACGCAGAGCGCGTCGGTGCCGGTGCTCCTGTTTATCTGGCGGCTGTGCTCGAGTATCTGACCGCTGAGATCCTGGAGTTGGCTGGAAACGCCGCTCGGGACAACAAGAAGACCCGCATCATTCCCCGTCACCTGCAGCTGGCGGTGCGCAATGACGAGGAGCTGAACAAACTTCTGGGCGGAGTGACCATCGCTCAGGGCGGCGTGCTGCCCAACATCCAGGCCGTGCTGCTGCCCAAGAAGACCGAGAAGCCCGCCAAATCCAAATAA
- the LOC125253775 gene encoding histone H3 codes for MARTKQTARKSTGGKAPRKQLATKAARKSAPATGGVKKPHRYRPGTVALREIRRYQKSTELLIRKLPFQRLVREIAQDFKTDLRFQSSAVMALQEASEAYLVGLFEDTNLCAIHAKRVTIMPKDIQLARRIRGERA; via the coding sequence ATGGCAAGAACCAAGCAGACCGCTCGTAAATCCACCGGTGGTAAAGCCCCGAGGAAGCAGCTCGCTACTAAAGCAGCGCGGAAGAGCGCGCCAGCCACCGGCGGCGTCAAGAAGCCCCATCGCTACAGGCCCGGGACCGTGGCTCTCCGAGAGATCCGCCGTTATCAGAAGTCCACCGAGTTGCTGATCCGCAAACTGCCTTTCCAGCGGCTGGTGCGAGAAATCGCTCAGGACTTCAAGACGGATCTGCGCTTCCAGAGCTCCGCTGTCATGGCCCTGCAGGAGGCCAGCGAGGCTTATTTGGTGGGTCTGTTCGAGGACACCAACCTGTGCGCCATCCACGCCAAGAGAGTCACCATCATGCCCAAAGACATCCAGCTGGCCCGCCGCATCCGCGGAGAGCGCGCTTAA
- the LOC125253786 gene encoding histone H4: protein MSGRGKGGKGLGKGGAKRHRKVLRDNIQGITKPAIRRLARRGGVKRISGLIYEETRGVLKVFLENVIRDAVTYTEHAKRKTVTAMDVVYALKRQGRTLYGFGG from the coding sequence ATGTCTGGAAGAGGCAAAGGCGGGAAAGGGCTCGGGAAAGGAGGCGCGAAGCGTCACCGTAAAGTTCTGCGCGATAACATCCAGGGAATCACCAAACCCGCCATTCGTCGTCTGGCTCGCCGCGGCGGCGTCAAGCGCATCTCCGGGCTGATCTACGAGGAGACCCGCGGTGTGTTGAAGGTGTTTCTGGAGAACGTTATCCGCGATGCCGTCACCTACACCGAGCACGCCAAGAGAAAGACCGTCACCGCCATGGATGTTGTGTACGCGCTGAAGCGACAGGGACGAACCTTGTACGGCTTCGGAGGATAA